A single window of Jiangella alkaliphila DNA harbors:
- a CDS encoding ribonucleoside-diphosphate reductase subunit alpha — MSVNVVKRDGSVEPYDGYKIARAIEAASVGLDNQVARVTQLQSELEITLFDGITSQQLDEAVVQVALQNVRDDPAFDTVAARVLLKTVYKRVLGDYETPDQLAELHRQRFPGYVAEGVAAGLLDDRLATHFDLDRLAAALDPARDDLLRYIGAVTMSNRYMINDRDGHRLEVPQFFWMRVSMGLSLNEADPTSAAVEFYRKMSALDYLAAGSTLVNAGTAYSQLSNCFVMEMHDDIEHIAKSVRDVMWLTKGTGGIGLSVTKLRSEGSPIRSNNTVSTGPIPFMHTIDSTLRAVSRGGKKFGALAFYIENWHLDFPQFLDLKQNAGDPYRRVRTANTAVWISDEFMTRVADDGDWYLFDPLDVPDLPELYGAAFSRRYAEYVAAAEAGELRTFTKIKAREQFRAILVALQTTSHPWLTWKDTINNRALNDNTGTIHLSNLCTEITLPQDRDNIAVCNLASINLSAHLVGGRIEWDRLSESVRLAVRQLDNLIDITISSVPESERSNELNRAVGLGVMGFTDVVERLGWSYDSEQAYDLIDRVMEFISYHAIDQSADLAGERGSYANFDGSGWSRGLVPIDTIDRAERERGVPITVSRSSRLDWDVLRDKVRGGMRNATLMAIAPTASIGLVAGTTPGLDPQFSQLFSRATSSGKFLEVNRNLVADLKERGLWEQVRDDLLRAQGDVSALDAVPADLKQIYKTSFQLSPYAFIEVAARAQKWIDQAISRNMYLETRDVDDYIDIYSAAWAKGVKTTYYLHVKPRHTAEQSTVRVNKAESLNGADSAPSGTRRGFGAARAAAKPAAMAAVAELEVVDTGDEAAACPVDPQERLQCESCQ; from the coding sequence ATGAGCGTCAACGTCGTCAAGCGCGACGGGTCGGTCGAGCCGTACGACGGCTACAAGATCGCCCGGGCCATCGAGGCCGCCAGCGTGGGCCTGGACAACCAGGTCGCCCGCGTCACCCAGTTGCAGTCCGAACTCGAGATCACCCTGTTCGACGGCATCACCAGCCAGCAGCTCGACGAGGCCGTCGTCCAGGTGGCGCTGCAGAACGTCCGCGACGACCCGGCGTTCGACACCGTCGCGGCGCGCGTGCTGCTGAAGACGGTGTACAAGCGCGTCCTGGGCGACTACGAGACCCCGGACCAGCTGGCCGAGCTGCATCGGCAGAGGTTCCCCGGCTACGTGGCGGAGGGCGTGGCCGCCGGGCTCCTCGACGATCGGCTCGCGACCCACTTCGACCTCGACCGGCTGGCCGCCGCGCTGGACCCGGCGCGCGACGACCTGCTGCGCTACATCGGCGCGGTCACCATGAGCAACCGGTACATGATCAACGACCGCGACGGTCACCGGCTGGAGGTGCCGCAGTTCTTCTGGATGCGGGTCTCGATGGGCCTGTCGCTGAACGAGGCCGACCCGACGTCCGCGGCCGTCGAGTTCTACCGGAAGATGTCGGCTCTGGACTACCTGGCCGCCGGATCGACGCTGGTCAACGCCGGTACGGCGTACTCGCAGCTGTCCAACTGCTTCGTCATGGAGATGCACGACGACATCGAGCACATCGCCAAGAGCGTGCGCGACGTCATGTGGCTGACCAAGGGGACCGGCGGCATCGGGCTGTCGGTGACGAAGCTGCGCTCCGAGGGCTCGCCGATCCGCAGCAACAACACCGTCTCGACCGGCCCGATCCCGTTCATGCACACGATCGACTCGACGCTGCGGGCGGTGTCGCGGGGCGGCAAGAAGTTCGGCGCGCTGGCCTTCTACATCGAGAACTGGCACCTCGACTTCCCGCAGTTCCTCGACCTCAAGCAGAACGCCGGCGACCCGTACCGCCGGGTCCGCACCGCCAACACCGCGGTCTGGATCTCCGACGAGTTCATGACCCGGGTCGCCGACGACGGCGACTGGTACCTGTTCGACCCGCTCGACGTCCCCGACCTGCCCGAGCTGTACGGCGCCGCGTTCAGCCGGCGCTACGCCGAGTACGTCGCGGCGGCCGAGGCGGGAGAGCTGCGGACGTTCACCAAGATCAAGGCGCGCGAGCAGTTCCGGGCCATCCTGGTGGCCCTGCAGACCACGTCGCACCCCTGGCTGACGTGGAAGGACACCATCAACAACCGGGCGCTGAACGACAACACCGGCACCATCCACCTGTCCAACCTGTGCACCGAGATCACGTTGCCGCAGGACCGCGACAACATCGCCGTCTGCAACCTCGCGTCGATCAACCTGTCCGCGCATCTCGTCGGCGGCCGCATCGAGTGGGACCGGCTGAGCGAGAGCGTGCGGCTCGCGGTCCGCCAACTCGACAACCTCATCGACATCACCATCTCGTCGGTGCCCGAGTCCGAGCGGTCCAACGAGCTGAACCGCGCCGTCGGCCTCGGCGTCATGGGCTTCACCGACGTCGTCGAGCGGCTGGGCTGGTCCTACGACAGCGAGCAGGCCTACGACCTCATCGACCGGGTGATGGAGTTCATCAGCTACCACGCCATCGACCAGAGCGCCGACCTCGCCGGTGAGCGCGGCTCGTACGCGAACTTCGACGGCTCGGGCTGGAGCCGCGGGCTGGTCCCGATCGACACCATCGACCGCGCCGAGCGCGAGCGCGGCGTGCCGATCACCGTGTCGCGGTCCAGCCGGCTCGACTGGGACGTGTTGCGCGACAAGGTCCGCGGCGGCATGCGCAACGCCACGCTGATGGCCATCGCCCCGACGGCGTCCATCGGCCTGGTCGCCGGCACCACGCCGGGCCTGGACCCGCAGTTCTCGCAGCTGTTCAGCCGGGCCACCAGCTCGGGCAAGTTCCTCGAGGTCAACCGCAACCTGGTGGCCGACCTCAAGGAGCGCGGGCTGTGGGAGCAGGTGCGCGACGACCTGCTGCGCGCCCAGGGCGACGTGTCGGCGCTCGACGCCGTGCCGGCCGACCTCAAGCAGATCTACAAGACGTCGTTCCAGCTCTCGCCGTACGCGTTCATCGAGGTGGCGGCCCGGGCGCAGAAGTGGATCGACCAGGCCATCAGCCGCAACATGTACCTCGAGACCCGCGACGTCGACGACTACATCGACATCTACTCCGCGGCCTGGGCCAAGGGCGTCAAGACCACCTACTACCTGCACGTCAAGCCGCGGCACACGGCCGAGCAGAGCACCGTCCGGGTGAACAAAGCCGAATCGCTGAACGGCGCCGATTCTGCGCCGAGCGGTACCCGGCGCGGCTTCGGGGCGGCCCGGGCGGCGGCGAAGCCTGCCGCGATGGCCGCCGTCGCCGAGCTGGAGGTCGTCGACACCGGCGACGAGGCGGCCGCCTGCCCCGTCGATCCGCAGGAACGGCTGCAGTGCGAGTCGTGCCAGTGA
- a CDS encoding ribonucleotide-diphosphate reductase subunit beta yields MSILGTGIQEGLLLKPVRYPWAYELYNQAVANTWFPHEVQLGEDMADFRKMSDDERHALTFLMSYFNPNELLVNKALAFGVYPYLSAAEAHLYLAKQMWEEANHVMAFEYVLETFPIDREQAYAAHVTVPSMVAKEEFEVRYIKRMSEQTLDITTIEGKQDFVRNLVAYNIVLEGIWFYSGFMVALSFRQRNLLRNFASLIDWIVRDESLHLKFGINLVLTVLDENPELQTPEFAAEIEQMIIDGVTMEEQYNRDLLPTGILGMNADYINQYVKYLADRRLEELGFEPHYKVTNPAKWMATANDTLQLVNFFESINTSYEVDARAGGGSVASGG; encoded by the coding sequence ATGAGCATTCTCGGCACCGGCATCCAGGAGGGCCTGCTGCTCAAGCCGGTCCGCTACCCCTGGGCCTACGAGCTGTACAACCAGGCCGTCGCGAATACCTGGTTCCCGCACGAGGTGCAGCTCGGCGAGGACATGGCCGACTTCCGGAAGATGTCCGACGACGAGCGGCACGCGCTGACGTTCCTGATGAGTTACTTCAACCCGAACGAACTGCTGGTGAACAAGGCGCTGGCGTTCGGCGTGTACCCGTACCTCAGCGCGGCCGAGGCGCACCTGTACCTCGCCAAGCAGATGTGGGAGGAGGCCAACCACGTCATGGCCTTCGAGTACGTCCTCGAGACGTTCCCCATCGATCGCGAGCAGGCCTACGCCGCCCACGTCACCGTCCCGTCGATGGTGGCCAAGGAGGAGTTCGAGGTCCGCTACATCAAGCGGATGTCGGAGCAGACACTCGACATCACCACCATCGAGGGCAAGCAGGACTTCGTCCGCAACCTGGTCGCCTACAACATCGTGCTCGAGGGCATCTGGTTCTACAGCGGGTTCATGGTCGCGCTGAGCTTCCGGCAGCGGAACCTGCTGCGCAACTTCGCGTCGCTGATCGACTGGATCGTCCGCGACGAGAGCCTGCACCTGAAGTTCGGCATCAACCTCGTCCTCACCGTGCTGGACGAGAACCCGGAACTGCAGACGCCTGAGTTCGCCGCCGAGATCGAGCAGATGATCATCGACGGCGTCACGATGGAGGAGCAGTACAACCGCGACCTGCTGCCCACCGGCATCCTGGGGATGAACGCCGACTACATCAACCAGTACGTGAAGTACCTCGCCGACCGCCGGCTGGAGGAGCTGGGCTTCGAACCGCACTACAAGGTCACCAATCCCGCCAAGTGGATGGCCACTGCGAATGACACGCTGCAACTGGTGAACTTCTTCGAGTCCATCAACACCAGCTACGAGGTCGACGCCCGTGCTGGTGGAGGATCTGTGGCCAGCGGAGGATAG
- a CDS encoding Nramp family divalent metal transporter, with product MYVRVRRRRPDRLDGPAPRLPGAGLGLLGPAFVAAVAYVDPGNVATNISAGSGYGYLLVWVLVMATAMAGLVQYLSAKLGVVTGASLPEVLRDRMPRGGRLAYWLQAEVVAMATDIAEVVGGAIALNLLFGLPLWLGGVITGVASMALLTVQNGGGQRLFERVVTTALLVIAVGFVAGLFVEPPSPSGIVDGLLPRFDGTETVLLAAGMFGATVMPHVVYLHSALARDRFGAMPEPGLIGKLLKATRADVGIAMLVAGSVNIALLLVAAASLRGVDGTDTIAGAHAAVDSGLGTSIGVLFAVGLLVSGLASTSVGCYAGAVIMEGLLLRRIPLLLRRLVTLVPAVLILTTGAEPTWLLVLSQVVLSFGIPFAIIPLVAVTAKSSVMGRWANSRLTTALAVLVSVVVVSLNVALLTLTILG from the coding sequence ATGTACGTACGGGTGCGCCGGCGCCGTCCGGACCGGCTGGACGGCCCGGCGCCTCGGCTGCCCGGCGCGGGACTGGGCCTGCTCGGTCCCGCGTTCGTGGCGGCAGTGGCCTACGTCGACCCCGGCAACGTCGCCACCAACATCTCGGCCGGTTCCGGGTACGGCTACCTGCTGGTGTGGGTGCTGGTCATGGCCACGGCGATGGCCGGGCTGGTGCAGTACCTGTCCGCGAAGCTGGGCGTGGTCACCGGTGCGTCGCTGCCCGAGGTGCTGCGCGACCGGATGCCGCGCGGCGGCCGGCTGGCGTACTGGCTGCAGGCCGAGGTGGTCGCGATGGCCACCGACATCGCCGAGGTGGTCGGCGGCGCCATCGCGCTGAACCTGCTGTTCGGCCTGCCGCTGTGGCTCGGCGGCGTCATCACCGGCGTCGCGTCGATGGCGCTGCTGACGGTGCAGAACGGCGGCGGGCAGCGGCTGTTCGAACGGGTCGTCACGACGGCGCTGCTGGTCATCGCGGTCGGGTTCGTGGCCGGGCTGTTCGTCGAGCCGCCGTCGCCGTCGGGCATCGTCGACGGGCTGCTGCCGCGCTTCGACGGGACCGAGACCGTGCTGCTGGCGGCCGGCATGTTCGGCGCCACCGTCATGCCGCACGTGGTCTACCTGCACTCGGCGCTGGCCCGCGACCGGTTCGGCGCCATGCCCGAGCCCGGGCTGATCGGCAAGCTGCTGAAGGCGACCCGCGCCGACGTCGGCATCGCCATGCTGGTGGCGGGCAGTGTGAACATCGCGCTGCTGCTGGTCGCGGCGGCGTCCCTGCGCGGCGTCGACGGCACCGACACCATCGCGGGGGCGCACGCCGCCGTCGACTCCGGGCTGGGCACGTCGATCGGCGTGCTGTTCGCGGTCGGCCTGCTGGTGTCGGGCCTGGCGTCGACGTCGGTGGGCTGCTACGCCGGCGCGGTGATCATGGAAGGGCTGCTGCTGCGGCGCATCCCGCTGCTGCTCCGGCGTCTGGTGACGCTGGTGCCGGCGGTGCTCATCCTGACGACAGGCGCCGAACCGACGTGGCTGCTGGTGCTCTCGCAGGTGGTGCTGTCCTTCGGCATCCCGTTCGCGATCATCCCGCTGGTCGCCGTCACGGCGAAGTCGTCGGTCATGGGCCGGTGGGCCAACTCGCGCCTGACGACCGCGCTGGCGGTCCTGGTCAGCGTCGTCGTGGTCAGCCTCAACGTCGCGCTGCTGACGCTGACCATCCTCGGGTAG